The following are from one region of the Populus trichocarpa isolate Nisqually-1 chromosome 8, P.trichocarpa_v4.1, whole genome shotgun sequence genome:
- the LOC7482899 gene encoding pectinesterase inhibitor 7, which translates to MPSETPGPLLLFTFFLTTFLLYSQPISTVASPDTGFSQSSGTDYIRSSCGATLYPEICYTSLSRYASAVKQSPSRLARVAIGVSLSRARRLAAYVSNLTRHEDFGGDHRATAAIHDCLSNMGDAVDEMSGSLKQMRKVGAAGLSAESFQFQMSNVQTWMSAALTDEETCTDGFEDVADGAVKTEVCNRVADAKKFTSNALALVNTFAAAGTP; encoded by the coding sequence atgccaTCAGAAACGCCAGGCCCTCTGCTACTCTTCACCTTCTTCCTAACAACCTTCCTTCTCTATTCCCAACCAATCTCAACCGTCGCTTCACCGGACACCGGCTTTTCTCAATCCAGCGGCACAGATTACATTCGCTCAAGCTGCGGCGCAACATTGTACCCCGAAATCTGCTACACCTCCCTCTCTCGCTACGCCAGCGCTGTAAAACAAAGCCCCAGTCGCCTAGCTCGCGTGGCCATCGGCGTCAGCCTCTCAAGAGCACGCCGCCTGGCAGCCTACGTATCCAACCTAACCCGCCATGAAGACTTCGGAGGCGATCACCGTGCCACGGCCGCCATTCACGACTGCTTATCCAACATGGGAGACGCCGTTGATGAGATGAGTGGGTCGTTGAAGCAGATGCGGAAAGTTGGAGCAGCTGGGCTGTCGGCAGAGTCGTTTCAGTTTCAGATGAGTAACGTGCAGACGTGGATGAGTGCGGCTTTGACAGATGAGGAGACGTGTACGGATGGATTTGAGGATGTAGCGGACGGGGCTGTGAAAACGGAGGTGTGTAACCGTGTTGCGGATGCCAAGAAATTTACTAGCAATGCTCTTGCTCTGGTTAACACTTTTGCTGCCGCAGGAACGCCATGa